A window of the Lolium perenne isolate Kyuss_39 chromosome 7, Kyuss_2.0, whole genome shotgun sequence genome harbors these coding sequences:
- the LOC127311416 gene encoding probable protein transport Sec1b, with product MSMSGAEFSGVGEDPRIFRNVCRDRILKDMLKPDKDKENKSAWKVLIMDKFTVKIIGYACKMAEITDAGISLVEDLFKRREPMPSMDAIYFLQPLKENVIMLLSDMSGRCPLYRKAYIFFSSPIPKDLVTYIKNDMSVIPRIGALREMNLEFFAIDMQGFVTDHDMALTELYSANGHNSKNFNDTISTMAIRIATTFASLKEFPCVRYRAPKSADPSTAPKFDMVPKWLANAVYEIVSKYKSTIPEFPQKETCELLILDRPIDQIAPVIHEWIYDAMCHDLLEMDGNKYIYEVSKAGSDPEKKEALLEDQDPLWIELRHTHIADASERLYEKMNTFVSKNKAAQLSRDGGEVSTTDLQKIVQALPQYSEQVEKLTLHIEIAGKINKFIREYGLRDIGQVEQDLVFGDAGAKEVINILRSKQNMSQENKLRLLIIYAIVCPDKFEGDKGDKLMQLAKLPSDDMKVIKSLQYLVGSDAKKTGRAGGFSLKFDAQKKKNTGVRTERQDGEEGWALSRFFPLIEELIEKLSKGELPLNEYPSLSEPSPTAQGTAQSGSAAKPAQNPQPMSRRSRRTPQYAKSRNSDDGQSSDSAVLRHASGDFKRLGNRIFVFMVGGATRSELRTAHTLTMKLKREIVLGSSSIDDPPQFISKLKSLGPS from the exons atgTCGATGTCGGGGGCGGAATTCAGCGGCGTGGGCGAGGACCCCAGGATCTTCCGCAACGTCTGCCGCGACC GGATACTCAAGGACATGCTGAAGCCGGACAAAGACAAGGAGAACAAGAGCGCATGGAAG GTTCTTATCATGGATAAATTTACCGTAAAGATCATTGGTTATGCTTGCAAGATGGCGGAAATTACTGATGCAGGGATTTCGT TGGTAGAAGATCTGTTCAAGCGAAGGGAGCCCATGCCTTCAATGGATGCCATCTACTTTCTACAGCCACTGAAAGAAAA TGTCATAATGCTTCTATCCGACATGTCTGGGAGATGTCCGCTGTATAGGAA GGCATACATCTTCTTCAGTTCACCAATTCCCAAGGACCTGGTGACTTACATTAAGAACGACATGAGTGTGATACCACGCATTGGTGCACTAAGAGAG atgaatttGGAGTTTTTTGCTATCGACATGCAG GGGTTTGTAACTGACCATGATATGGCGCTGACTGAACTATATAGTGCAAATGGGCATAATTCGAAAAACTTCAACGACACCATAAGCACTATGGCTATTCGCATAGCTACCACATTTGCATCGTTGAAG GAATTTCCATGTGTGCGGTATCGTGCACCCAAAAGTGCAGACCCATCAACAGCACCAAAATTTGACATGGTTCCAAAATGGCTAGCTAACGCTGTTTATGAAATCGTTTCCAAATATAAGTCAACAATTCCTGAATTTCCCCAGAAGGAGACATGTGAACTGCTCATTCTGGACAGGCCTATAGATCAG ATAGCACCTGTTATTCATGAATGGATCTATGATGCAATGTGCCATGATCTACTCGAGATGGATGGCAACAAATACATATATGAG GTGTCAAAAGCGGGATCAGATCCTGAAAAGAAGGAGGCTTTGTTGGAGGATCAAGATCCTCTCTGGATAGAGCTTCGCCATACTCACATTGCTGAT GCCAGTGAGAGGTTGTATGAGAAGATGAATACCTTTGTCTCAAAGAATAAAGCAGCACAACTTTCAAG AGATGGTGGTGAAGTCTCAACCACAGATCTCCAGAAGATTGTTCAAGCTTTGCCACAATACAGTGAGCAAGTTGAGAAATTGACCCTCCATATAGAG attGCTGGAAAAATTAATAAGTTCATCAGGGAGTACGGGCTCCGTGACATTGGGCAGGTGGAGCAGGATCTAGTTTTTGGAGATGCAGGAGCCAAGGAGGTGATCAATATCCTCAGGTCAAAGCAG AATATGAGTCAAGAAAACAAATTGAGATTGCTGATTATATATGCAATTGTATGTCCTGACAAGTTTGAAGGTGACAAAGGGGACAAGTTGATGCAG CTAGCAAAACTACCATCCGATGATATGAAGGTAATAAAAAGCTTACAATACTTGGTTGGTTCAGATGCAAAAAAGACAGGACGGGCTGGCGGTTTCTCTCTCAAATTTGACGCACAAAAG AAGAAAAATACTGGCGTTAGGACAGAACGACAGGATGGTGAGGAAGGCTGGGCATTATCACGTTTTTTCCCACTTATAGAG GAGCTGATCGAGAAGCTGAGCAAAGGTGAATTACCGCTAAACGAATACCCATCTTTAAGTGAACCAAGTCCTACTGCTCAAGGGACCGCACAAAGTGGGTCGGCGGCAAAACCAGCACAAAATCCACAACCCATGTCTAGGAGATCACGGCGCACACCACAATATGCTAAGTCTCGTAACTCTGATGATGGTCAATCAAG TGACTCTGCGGTCTTGAGACACGCATCAGGTGACTTCAAGAGGCTAGGCAACCGGATTTTTGTCTTCATGGTTGGCGGAGCAACTCGGTCAGAA
- the LOC127311415 gene encoding hypersensitive-induced response protein 4, with amino-acid sequence MVSAFFLFCGCVEQANVAVVEKWGRFLRLAEPGLHFFNPCAGEFVAGTLSTRVQSLDVRVETKTKDNVFVHLICTIQYRVVKENADDAYYELQNPQQQIQSYVFDVVRAIVPRMELDNLFEQKNDVAKAVLEELEKVMSDYGYSIEHILLVDIIPDAAVRKAMNDINAAQRLQLASVYKGEAEKIHLVKKAEGESEAKYLSGVGIAKQRQAITDGLRENILNFSHSVSGTTAKEVMDLIMVTQYFDTIKELGDNSKNTTVFIPHGPGHVKDIGDQIRNGVMEASCSNV; translated from the exons ATGGTGagcgccttcttcctcttctgcgGCTGCGTGGAGCAGGCGAACGTGGCGGTCGTCGAGAAGTGGGGCCGCTTCCTCCGCCTCGCCGAGCCGGGGCTCCACTTCTTCAACCCCTGCGCCGGCGAGTTCGTCGCCGGAACGCTCTCCACCCGCGTCCAGTCCCTCGACGTCCGCGTCGAGACCAAGACCAAG GATAATGTATTTGTTCATCTGATATGTACAATTCAGTACCGGGTTGTTAAGGAGAACGCGGATGATGCATACTACGAGTTGCAGAATCCCCAGCAGCAAATTCAGTCCTACGTCTTTGATG TGGTTCGAGCCATAGTTCCAAGAATGGAGCTTGACAATTTGTTTGAGCAAAAGAATGATGTGGCAAAAGCTGTACTTGAGGAGCTTGAAAAG GTGATGTCGGATTATGGTTACAGCATTGAGCACATTCTCCTGGTTGATATCATCCCtgatgctgctgtccgcaaagcaATGAATGATATAAATGCAG CCCAACGGCTCCAACTGGCAAGTGTCTACAAAGGAGAAGCGGAGAAGATCCATCTGGTGAAGAAAGCTGAAGGGGAATCCGAAGCCAAGTACCTCTCTGGCGTCGGCATCGCGAAACAGCGCCAGGCGATCACGGATGGCCTCAGGGAGAACATCCTCAACTTCTCGCACAGTGTGTCGGGCACCACCGCAAAGGAGGTGATGGACCTCATCATGGTCACCCAGTACTTTGACACTATCAAGGAGCTTGGGGACAACTCGAAGAACACCACGGTGTTCATACCCCATGGCCCAGGCCACGTCAAGGACATTGGCGACCAGATCCGGAATGGCGTGATGGAGGCGTCGTGCAGCAACGTGTAA